A window of Zingiber officinale cultivar Zhangliang chromosome 5A, Zo_v1.1, whole genome shotgun sequence contains these coding sequences:
- the LOC121979794 gene encoding transcription factor JUNGBRUNNEN 1-like, with protein MKNSKLVRAEDEVAAAPEPGPEVEVEVELEVEVEEDDVMLPGFRFHPTDEELVGFYLRRKVEKKPLSIEIIKEMDVYKHEPWDLPKFMITAREKEWYFFCRRGRKYRNSVRPNRVTGCGFWKATGVDRPIHSSSHHCIGLKKSLVYYSGHAGKGTKTDWMMHEFRLPVPTAASMQEAEVWTICRIIKRSSSYKNQPNSYKTTIAAPKKLPPESSSVTNPFCCTSSAEELQLVHQQDHTNNAPGAVFWSSVSTNSNGQPLFRANSSAVMTNEQIISPSLNNFMRDNIWDELQRISEFLADDIGFPSNDSGYASNDLEIVIKSGAGGRAGAGKHA; from the exons ATGAAGAATTCCAAGTTGGTGAGAGCAGAGGATGAGGTGGCGGCGGCGCCAGAGCCAGGACCAGAGGTAGAGGTAGAGGTAGAGttagaggtggaggtggaggaggacGACGTGATGCTTCCTGGGTTCCGATTCCACCCCACCGACGAGGAGCTTGTCGGCTTCTACCTCCGCCGGAAGGTGGAGAAGAAGCCGCTCAGCATCGAGATCATCAAGGAGATGGACGTTTACAAGCACGAGCCTTGGGATTTGCCAA AGTTTATGATCACGGCGAGGGAGAAGGAGTGGTACTTCTTCTGCCGGCGAGGGAGGAAGTACAGGAACAGCGTCCGGCCGAACAGGGTCACTGGCTGTGGCTTCTGGAAGGCCACCGGAGTCGACCGCCCCATCCACTCCTCCTCCCACCACTGCATTGGCCTCAAGAAGTCCCTCGTCTACTACAGCGGCCACGCCGGAAAAGGCACCAAGACCGACTGGATGATGCACGAGTTCCGCCTCCCCGTCCCTACCGCTGCCTCCATGCAAGAAGCG GAAGTTTGGACGATCTGCAGAATCATCAAGCGGAGCTCCTCCTACAAGAATCAGCCCAACAGCTACAAGACCACGATCGCTGCTCCGAAGAAGTTGCCGCCGGAATCCAGCAGCGTCACCAACCCCTTCTGCTGCACCTCTTCTGCCGAGGAGCTGCAACTCGTTCATCAACAAGACCACACTAACAACGCCCCCGGAGCCGTATTTTGGAGCTCTGTCAGCACAAATTCCAACGGCCAACCCCTGTTCCGGGCGAACTCGTCGGCCGTGATGACCAACGAACAGATCATCAGCCCGAGCTTGAACAATTTCATGAGAGACAACATTTGGGACGAGCTCCAAAGGATCTCGGAGTTCTTGGCTGATGATATTGGATTCCCTTCCAATGATTCTGGATACGCTTCTAATGATCTCGAGATCGTGATCAAATCCGGCGCCGGCGGCCGCGCCGGCGCCGGGAAACATGCATAG